A window of Oscillospiraceae bacterium contains these coding sequences:
- a CDS encoding Lrp/AsnC family transcriptional regulator, translated as MDGIDIAILRVLRKQARASLSEIGQKVNLSVSAVGERIKKLEASGVISRYVAIIDGGHFHKELTAFMFVSLENPSFIESFLKFIEVENDILECHYIAGNYDYVLKIVTDNPSTLEKLLNKIKSVAGVGKTYTNVVLATCKNNESVYPE; from the coding sequence ATGGATGGCATTGACATCGCAATCCTGAGGGTTCTGCGCAAACAGGCGCGCGCGTCTCTTTCCGAGATCGGGCAAAAAGTGAACCTCTCGGTTTCTGCTGTGGGGGAACGCATCAAAAAATTGGAAGCGTCCGGCGTCATCAGCCGATACGTCGCGATCATCGACGGAGGGCACTTTCACAAAGAACTGACTGCATTCATGTTCGTGAGCTTGGAGAATCCGAGTTTTATCGAGAGCTTTCTCAAGTTCATCGAGGTTGAAAACGACATCCTGGAATGCCACTATATCGCGGGCAACTATGATTACGTGCTGAAGATCGTGACCGACAATCCCTCGACGCTCGAAAAACTGCTCAATAAAATCAAAAGCGTCGCAGGCGTCGGAAAGACCTATACCAACGTCGTGCTTGCCACCTGTAAAAACAACGAATCCGTCTACCCGGAATAA
- a CDS encoding zinc dependent phospholipase C family protein: MNFYRLGKLMHYVSDAFTYSHNPGFGGQIKGHHYYEKNLADCFRSQPFRDAALPKGKSDSAERIFLDAHRQYTETAAGLSTDLDYILKVTGSVFRLLVPETKTVKSRKLLLSGLYGILRSNDRERDDIPAYSQSPMAG, from the coding sequence TTGAATTTTTATCGCCTCGGAAAACTGATGCACTACGTCTCGGACGCATTCACTTATTCGCATAATCCCGGATTCGGCGGGCAAATCAAAGGCCACCACTATTATGAAAAAAACCTCGCAGACTGTTTTCGCAGTCAACCCTTCCGGGATGCGGCACTGCCGAAAGGAAAATCCGATTCGGCCGAAAGAATTTTTCTCGATGCGCACCGGCAGTATACCGAGACCGCAGCGGGGCTCTCCACCGATTTGGACTATATCCTGAAAGTCACCGGCTCGGTGTTCCGGCTGCTCGTCCCCGAGACCAAAACCGTCAAGTCCCGCAAATTGCTTTTGAGCGGTTTATATGGGATCTTGCGCAGCAATGACCGCGAAAGGGACGACATTCCCGCGTATTCGCAGAGCCCGATGGCCGGTTAA
- a CDS encoding HAMP domain-containing sensor histidine kinase translates to MKTIRSKLISAYMVPAAIGLAVILVLFNVVMRFYFVKTSRDELKSTYSTMNVLVEKQLMNYVVGQSGTAALSGLSAALTAARLSGSTEFYILDDAYQIIFPADAKSAFEGALGKAVQKYDFSNNPGGIKRIITKNGPLFIAGKTFDIPVGELRVVFVTEMTGGNRVTGAINLILAAIMLVTLAAEFLFSAKSARDLSRPIQKTAAAVKEIGNGNFVTAPEDHTSVETRALTVGINEMSARLKAADEAQKLFLQNASHELRTPLMSIQGYSEAIEKGIVSDPVQAAAIIKTESIRLTALVEELITLSKIDNNLYDKAFLKIDLGEALSECVYRLNGLALKEQKEISLKAIPGVAAFADENLFAKAIDNVLSNCLRYAKKTVAIGLSCQDGTATIRISDDGEGIAPADLPHIFDRFYKGKGGKFGLGLAIAKKALELMGGSITAQNETNGAVFAMRLPAELQKEE, encoded by the coding sequence ATGAAGACGATCCGCTCAAAGCTGATCTCGGCTTATATGGTCCCCGCCGCGATCGGGCTCGCGGTGATCCTGGTGTTATTCAACGTCGTCATGCGGTTTTATTTTGTCAAAACCTCGAGGGACGAATTGAAAAGCACCTATTCCACGATGAATGTTTTGGTGGAAAAACAACTGATGAATTATGTGGTCGGGCAGAGCGGCACGGCCGCGCTCTCCGGACTCAGCGCGGCCTTGACCGCGGCGCGGCTTTCCGGCAGCACCGAATTTTATATTTTGGACGATGCTTATCAAATCATCTTTCCGGCAGATGCGAAAAGCGCTTTTGAAGGAGCGCTCGGGAAAGCCGTTCAAAAGTATGATTTTTCGAACAATCCCGGCGGGATTAAACGGATTATCACCAAAAACGGCCCGCTGTTTATCGCGGGCAAGACCTTTGATATTCCGGTGGGTGAGCTTCGCGTCGTCTTTGTCACGGAGATGACCGGCGGCAACCGGGTGACGGGGGCCATCAATCTCATCCTGGCCGCAATCATGCTGGTCACGCTTGCGGCGGAGTTTTTGTTTTCGGCAAAATCGGCACGCGATCTCAGCCGGCCGATTCAAAAGACGGCGGCAGCCGTCAAAGAAATCGGAAACGGGAATTTCGTCACGGCGCCCGAGGATCACACTTCGGTTGAGACACGGGCGCTGACCGTCGGGATCAACGAGATGTCCGCGCGGCTCAAAGCCGCCGATGAGGCCCAGAAACTGTTTCTGCAAAACGCCTCGCACGAGCTTCGGACGCCGCTGATGTCGATTCAGGGCTACTCCGAAGCGATTGAAAAGGGCATTGTGAGTGATCCCGTTCAGGCCGCCGCGATCATTAAAACCGAGAGTATCCGTCTGACGGCGTTGGTCGAAGAATTGATCACGCTTTCGAAAATCGACAACAACCTCTACGACAAAGCGTTTCTCAAAATCGATCTCGGTGAGGCGCTCTCGGAGTGCGTCTACCGGCTGAACGGACTTGCGCTGAAAGAACAGAAGGAGATTTCGCTGAAAGCGATCCCGGGCGTCGCTGCGTTTGCCGACGAAAACCTGTTCGCGAAAGCGATCGACAATGTTTTGTCCAACTGTCTGCGATACGCAAAAAAGACCGTGGCGATCGGGCTTTCCTGTCAGGACGGCACCGCAACGATTCGGATCTCGGATGACGGGGAGGGCATTGCGCCCGCCGACCTGCCGCATATCTTCGATCGGTTTTACAAGGGCAAGGGCGGTAAATTCGGCCTCGGGCTCGCCATCGCCAAAAAAGCGCTCGAACTCATGGGCGGGAGCATCACGGCGCAGAACGAAACAAACGGCGCGGTATTTGCAATGCGCCTGCCGGCTGAATTACAAAAAGAGGAATGA
- a CDS encoding response regulator transcription factor, with protein sequence MSKLIYIADDDQNIRDLIAGFLKNDGFETEVFENGDALLQAFLKKPADMLILDIMMPGTDGLAVCGKIRAENNVPIIIVSARDSEVDRITGITIGSDDYLVKPFSPVELVARAHAIFRRTQSGKEPAGEPVLKYGDISVNQNERTASVNGVKLELTPTEYLLIGYLIQNSGRAVPREELLKNVWRFETEVDTRATDDVIKRLRKKLKDSRVRITSVWGYGFKLELEEGEK encoded by the coding sequence ATGTCAAAGCTGATTTATATCGCGGACGACGATCAAAACATCAGGGACCTGATCGCCGGATTTTTGAAAAACGACGGTTTTGAAACCGAAGTGTTCGAAAACGGGGATGCGCTTTTGCAAGCGTTTTTAAAAAAACCCGCCGATATGCTGATTCTCGACATCATGATGCCGGGAACCGACGGCCTTGCCGTCTGCGGCAAAATCCGCGCCGAAAACAATGTGCCGATCATCATTGTCTCGGCCCGCGACAGCGAGGTCGACCGGATCACGGGCATCACGATCGGCAGCGACGATTATCTCGTGAAACCGTTTTCGCCGGTCGAACTGGTCGCGCGGGCCCATGCGATCTTCCGCAGGACGCAGAGCGGCAAAGAGCCGGCCGGGGAACCCGTGTTAAAATACGGGGATATCAGCGTCAATCAAAACGAGCGCACGGCGTCGGTCAACGGGGTTAAACTCGAACTGACGCCGACGGAATATCTGTTAATCGGTTATTTGATTCAAAACAGCGGGCGGGCGGTGCCCAGAGAGGAACTGCTCAAAAACGTCTGGCGGTTCGAGACCGAAGTCGATACGCGGGCGACCGACGATGTGATCAAGCGGCTGCGCAAAAAGCTGAAAGACAGCAGGGTGCGCATCACCTCTGTCTGGGGTTATGGGTTCAAGCTGGAACTTGAAGAGGGTGAAAAATGA
- a CDS encoding DUF3592 domain-containing protein: MNDAVIFALVGLTVMVLGILLFKREKRLFKDSVETTAAVTAYHEYQDKTAVDEAARRLSMYTMAVRYRLPDGTWIEASEQKGSNVKKYPEGRKIRIRYSRENPALFVVKGDRSRNAVMIGMIIVGALMTVIGGCMFFSSM; the protein is encoded by the coding sequence ATGAATGACGCTGTCATCTTCGCTCTCGTCGGTCTGACTGTAATGGTTTTGGGCATCCTGCTCTTTAAAAGAGAGAAACGCCTGTTCAAAGACTCCGTCGAAACGACCGCTGCGGTGACGGCTTATCACGAATATCAGGATAAAACCGCCGTTGACGAAGCCGCGCGGCGCCTGAGCATGTACACTATGGCCGTTCGTTACCGCCTGCCGGACGGCACATGGATTGAAGCCTCCGAGCAAAAAGGCTCGAACGTGAAAAAATATCCCGAGGGCCGGAAGATACGGATCCGATACAGCCGCGAAAACCCCGCTCTGTTTGTCGTCAAAGGGGACCGCTCCCGAAACGCCGTCATGATCGGTATGATCATTGTCGGCGCACTGATGACCGTTATCGGCGGCTGTATGTTTTTTTCATCTATGTAA
- a CDS encoding VOC family protein — translation MKLDWVTIRVKDLEKSVKFYTEELGMEIAARFGSPDHQIVMLGEKDQPKIELIYEPGKIYENPGAGVSIGLEIDGLDQLVGALKEKGHPVAGPMAPNPRVRFFFVPDPDGYSIQLVEQK, via the coding sequence ATGAAATTGGATTGGGTCACGATCAGAGTAAAAGATTTGGAGAAGAGCGTGAAGTTTTACACCGAAGAGCTCGGGATGGAAATCGCTGCGCGGTTCGGCAGCCCGGACCATCAGATCGTCATGCTCGGAGAAAAAGATCAGCCGAAAATCGAATTGATTTACGAGCCCGGCAAGATATATGAAAATCCGGGCGCAGGCGTCTCGATCGGGTTGGAGATCGACGGGTTGGATCAACTGGTCGGCGCTTTGAAAGAAAAAGGACATCCGGTGGCCGGGCCGATGGCTCCGAACCCGAGAGTTCGGTTCTTTTTCGTCCCCGACCCCGACGGATATTCCATCCAGCTTGTGGAGCAGAAATAA
- a CDS encoding nitroreductase family protein encodes MNETLRVIAGRYSCRNYDGRMPEREKLEAIALAAVQSPSGMNRQPWRIIVVNNKAPVDELDAEGMDVLKSGGDSAYYDLILKRGGKLFYNAPCMFLILKQPENNRETDIGIVSENIALAAASLGLGSVIAASPSIPLKGPNGERFRQKLKFPDGFEFGLSVLAGYAVKEGKPHQPDLSKIQFIE; translated from the coding sequence ATGAACGAGACATTACGGGTGATTGCCGGGCGGTATTCGTGCCGGAATTATGACGGCAGGATGCCCGAGCGGGAAAAGCTGGAGGCGATTGCGCTCGCCGCGGTTCAGTCGCCGAGCGGGATGAACCGCCAGCCGTGGCGGATCATCGTCGTTAACAATAAGGCGCCGGTGGACGAACTCGACGCCGAGGGCATGGACGTCTTAAAAAGCGGCGGGGACAGCGCTTATTATGATTTGATCTTGAAACGGGGCGGAAAACTGTTTTACAACGCCCCCTGCATGTTTTTGATTTTAAAACAGCCCGAAAATAACAGGGAGACCGACATCGGGATCGTCAGCGAAAACATCGCGCTGGCCGCCGCGTCTTTGGGGCTCGGCAGCGTCATCGCAGCCTCGCCGTCCATCCCCCTGAAAGGCCCGAACGGAGAGCGCTTCAGGCAGAAATTGAAGTTTCCGGACGGATTCGAATTCGGGCTTTCGGTTTTGGCCGGGTACGCGGTCAAGGAAGGAAAGCCCCATCAGCCCGATCTGTCCAAAATTCAATTTATCGAATAA
- a CDS encoding ABC transporter substrate-binding protein, whose amino-acid sequence MKNIFKFTVSLLVCEILLSGCGTPSTSLPGELVGKSKNYSQTLNIIDPSFFYSASDDNAENAKQQWLDEMSARYGVKINVTSGVYNNPTLGASIEKRWENILYGKESFPGLVNIDSIDILKTIVDDSRALPLDDYLADNPIWNALPEEIKSTFKIDGHIYAIPTSLSYSFNSRFISDDAIELTGITVNDLDTLKEFSNTYTQATGNYAMKSFGINQLRDIFSAFGLYYNTSTRPFGYDPTEDCMVDFLTKDAAIDALKYLRELYTAGALYSDFDTKTDDTTYDDISSGKIASIFDPLKKPDNCTELITLNQQYPQILENNVSGFFLTNDVPQPQEAVNLFIDMIFGSEQSYLDCWLGSSDRYIINSDGTITMNIVQNSDGSYAVPAMPNLTGGLTDVFPYSKTDILYNQNGVVTNDLKTEAGQKNKEYEMIKDALAKGMVVKVPTAYDFINTSSYNTTYDSNNSKIYLLYRQCITDAITNNQTTVEQAVKDYRKAIFNMGGNAMLDEMNAAIGKKTVYYYD is encoded by the coding sequence ATGAAAAACATATTCAAATTCACCGTTTCGTTACTGGTCTGCGAGATTCTTTTATCCGGCTGCGGAACGCCTTCCACCTCGCTGCCGGGCGAACTTGTCGGGAAATCAAAAAATTATTCACAGACTCTCAACATCATCGATCCTTCCTTTTTTTACAGCGCAAGCGATGATAATGCCGAAAACGCCAAACAGCAATGGCTGGATGAAATGTCGGCTCGTTACGGCGTTAAAATCAACGTCACTTCAGGTGTCTATAATAACCCAACACTTGGCGCTTCAATAGAAAAACGATGGGAGAATATATTATATGGGAAAGAAAGTTTTCCGGGATTAGTGAATATAGATTCCATCGATATACTGAAGACGATAGTCGATGACAGTAGGGCGCTGCCATTGGATGATTATCTCGCCGATAATCCGATTTGGAATGCTTTGCCCGAAGAAATCAAATCGACTTTTAAAATTGACGGACACATCTATGCCATTCCCACGAGCTTGTCTTATTCATTCAATTCACGATTCATCAGTGACGACGCAATTGAACTGACGGGGATTACTGTTAATGATTTGGATACTTTAAAGGAATTTTCCAATACTTATACGCAGGCAACAGGAAATTATGCGATGAAATCTTTTGGTATAAATCAATTAAGAGACATTTTCAGCGCTTTTGGATTATATTACAACACAAGCACCAGACCTTTCGGATATGATCCTACCGAGGACTGCATGGTTGACTTTTTAACAAAAGATGCTGCTATCGATGCGTTGAAATATCTGCGGGAGCTTTATACGGCAGGTGCTCTTTACAGCGATTTTGATACAAAAACAGATGATACGACATATGATGATATAAGCAGCGGAAAAATCGCTTCTATATTCGATCCATTAAAAAAACCGGATAATTGTACCGAATTGATCACTTTAAATCAACAATATCCGCAGATTCTGGAAAATAACGTAAGCGGATTCTTTTTAACAAATGATGTCCCCCAGCCCCAAGAAGCGGTTAATCTCTTTATTGATATGATATTCGGCTCCGAACAAAGCTATCTGGACTGCTGGCTGGGTTCCTCCGATCGATATATTATAAACAGCGATGGTACGATTACGATGAACATAGTTCAAAATTCCGATGGAAGTTATGCAGTTCCGGCAATGCCAAACCTGACCGGTGGGCTTACAGATGTCTTTCCTTATTCAAAAACGGATATTTTATATAATCAGAACGGCGTTGTCACCAATGATTTGAAGACCGAAGCAGGTCAAAAAAACAAAGAATATGAAATGATTAAGGACGCACTTGCAAAAGGAATGGTAGTAAAAGTTCCGACGGCTTATGATTTCATTAATACATCATCTTATAATACGACTTATGATTCAAACAATAGTAAAATTTATCTTCTTTACAGGCAATGTATCACTGATGCGATAACGAATAACCAAACAACAGTGGAGCAAGCTGTGAAGGATTACCGCAAAGCCATATTCAATATGGGCGGCAACGCCATGCTCGATGAGATGAATGCCGCCATCGGCAAGAAAACCGTGTATTATTACGATTAA
- the hycI gene encoding hydrogenase maturation peptidase HycI, whose translation MDVRGFLKTRIKPGQKYAVLGIGSTLRSDDAAGMYFTELLGNLPKREDLLLIAGSNAPENFTGVIKEFKPDKLFVVDAAHLGLQPGQIKVVPDGEIGGVSFSTHMLPLPVMMKYLASEVGCEVIFIGIQPKCTDHGFDLCNEVKDGVEKLADDFCRAFEEAE comes from the coding sequence ATGGACGTCCGCGGTTTTTTAAAAACCCGCATCAAACCGGGGCAGAAATATGCCGTCCTTGGCATCGGCTCGACGCTTCGCTCCGACGACGCCGCGGGCATGTATTTCACAGAACTCCTCGGAAATCTGCCGAAACGCGAAGATCTGCTGTTGATCGCGGGCTCCAACGCGCCCGAGAATTTCACCGGAGTCATCAAAGAATTTAAACCCGACAAGCTTTTTGTCGTGGACGCCGCCCATCTGGGCTTACAGCCGGGGCAGATCAAAGTCGTGCCGGACGGCGAAATCGGCGGCGTCTCTTTTTCCACGCACATGCTGCCGCTGCCTGTGATGATGAAATATCTCGCGTCCGAAGTGGGCTGCGAAGTCATTTTTATCGGGATTCAGCCGAAATGCACGGACCACGGGTTTGACCTGTGCAATGAAGTGAAAGACGGCGTTGAAAAACTCGCGGACGATTTTTGCCGCGCCTTTGAAGAAGCCGAATAA
- a CDS encoding 4Fe-4S dicluster domain-containing protein yields MKRRIPGKISQMAISQLFQKPATIAYPKGEMDIVKNYRGMLVYDPKDCINCRMCERDCPTGAIKITNEGTKEERKMSAVLDISHCVFCCQCVDICPKKSLSFSQNIDLSNLSSKDFKVKL; encoded by the coding sequence ATGAAAAGAAGGATTCCCGGCAAAATCTCGCAAATGGCGATTTCTCAATTGTTTCAAAAGCCCGCCACGATCGCCTATCCCAAGGGTGAGATGGACATTGTGAAAAACTACCGCGGCATGCTTGTCTATGACCCAAAGGACTGCATCAACTGCAGAATGTGCGAACGCGACTGCCCGACCGGAGCCATCAAAATCACCAACGAGGGGACCAAAGAGGAACGGAAAATGAGCGCCGTTCTGGATATTTCACACTGCGTTTTTTGCTGCCAGTGCGTGGATATCTGCCCGAAAAAGAGCCTTTCCTTCAGTCAGAACATCGATCTCTCGAATCTGAGCAGTAAAGATTTCAAGGTGAAACTCTGA
- a CDS encoding NADH-quinone oxidoreductase subunit H, with the protein MLSALFKILIFPGFLFLSVYGLCLESLDRKIYARLQNRIGPPWYQPLADVLKLLGKGTIIPADANPGMFNFLPIVSLAAVASAFIYVPVWGNTASHSFDGDLVIVLYLLTIPTIAAFLAGWYSRSVYATLGSIRTLTQMFAYEVPMFMALLSPALIAGTWSVTGMAAFYSKHPLYILFNIPALFVALVSAQGKLERAPFDAPEAETEIVSGAFVEYSGKLLAIFKMSMDCELVLIASLISAIFLPFTTGIAVVDLLLYFVKTIVVLLFLSLMRSAMARLRMDQLLNFFWKQLSLIAIAQIILNLIIRSRLAL; encoded by the coding sequence ATGCTTTCAGCGCTGTTTAAAATCCTCATATTCCCCGGGTTTTTATTTCTGTCGGTCTACGGGCTCTGCCTGGAAAGCCTCGACAGAAAAATTTACGCGCGCCTTCAAAACCGCATCGGGCCGCCCTGGTATCAGCCGCTCGCGGATGTATTGAAGCTGCTCGGCAAAGGGACCATCATCCCGGCGGACGCGAATCCGGGGATGTTCAATTTCCTGCCCATCGTCTCGTTAGCCGCGGTGGCGTCGGCCTTTATCTATGTGCCGGTCTGGGGGAATACCGCAAGCCATTCGTTTGACGGAGACCTCGTCATTGTGCTGTATCTGCTGACGATTCCGACCATCGCGGCGTTTTTGGCGGGCTGGTATTCGAGGAGTGTTTACGCGACCCTCGGCTCCATCCGGACGCTGACGCAGATGTTCGCCTACGAGGTGCCGATGTTTATGGCCTTGCTGTCGCCCGCGCTGATCGCCGGAACCTGGTCCGTCACCGGCATGGCGGCTTTCTATTCGAAACATCCGCTCTACATTCTCTTTAACATTCCCGCCCTGTTTGTGGCGCTCGTCTCCGCGCAGGGAAAACTCGAACGGGCGCCTTTTGACGCCCCCGAAGCCGAGACCGAGATCGTCTCCGGCGCGTTTGTGGAATACAGCGGGAAACTGCTGGCGATCTTCAAAATGTCAATGGACTGCGAGCTCGTTTTAATCGCGTCTTTGATCTCGGCGATCTTTCTGCCGTTTACCACAGGCATCGCGGTCGTCGATCTGCTGCTTTACTTTGTCAAAACCATTGTGGTGCTGCTGTTTTTATCGCTGATGCGCTCCGCGATGGCTCGTCTGCGGATGGACCAGCTGCTCAATTTCTTCTGGAAGCAGCTGTCGCTCATCGCGATTGCGCAGATCATTCTGAATCTGATAATAAGGAGTCGGCTGGCGTTATGA
- a CDS encoding nickel-dependent hydrogenase large subunit — MNEKNRVVIPIGPQHPSLKEPASFLITLEGEKVVNAVVGVGYNHRGLEKACESRTYIQDLYIIERVCGICSHTHSTAFCQGIEELAGLKIPKRAAYIRVIVAELERLHSHLLWLGVAGHEIGFDTLFMYSWRDRERVLDMLAAMCGNRVNYGINTIGGVRRDFDAAMLRDVLKMADVLQEQLKYYLDLASTEATLIARLSGVGKLSKEDVLRFGSVGPVARAADVGDDTRVKEPYAAYGEIPVKVITDTHADVFGRTLVRIKEMIESLEIIRFCVKNLPDGDIAVKAPRKIPAGEMISRTEAPRGEDIHFIRSDGSDIPERIRVRAPTEVNWHGMRYMLEGQYLADVPITIAAIDPCYSCTDRAIVIRSDDQTDVTDWQGLRQYSIDWYQKRGVNVPSVKMPESKKYF, encoded by the coding sequence ATGAATGAGAAAAACCGCGTCGTCATCCCGATCGGCCCGCAGCACCCTTCTTTGAAGGAACCCGCGAGCTTTTTGATCACGCTGGAGGGCGAGAAGGTCGTGAACGCCGTCGTCGGCGTCGGATATAATCACAGAGGACTTGAAAAGGCCTGCGAAAGCAGAACCTATATTCAGGACCTCTATATCATCGAGCGGGTCTGCGGCATCTGCTCCCATACCCACAGCACCGCGTTCTGCCAGGGTATCGAGGAACTTGCCGGTCTGAAGATTCCGAAGCGGGCGGCCTATATTCGCGTCATCGTCGCAGAGCTGGAACGGCTGCACAGCCATCTGCTCTGGCTCGGCGTCGCCGGCCACGAGATCGGATTCGACACGCTGTTTATGTATTCGTGGAGGGACCGCGAGCGGGTTCTGGATATGTTGGCCGCGATGTGCGGCAACCGTGTGAATTACGGCATCAACACCATCGGCGGTGTTCGGAGAGACTTCGACGCGGCGATGCTGCGGGATGTTTTGAAAATGGCGGACGTTTTGCAGGAGCAGCTGAAGTATTATCTCGATCTGGCTTCCACCGAAGCGACGCTGATTGCCCGGCTCTCGGGGGTCGGAAAGCTCTCGAAAGAAGATGTGCTTCGGTTCGGCTCGGTCGGACCCGTCGCGCGGGCTGCCGACGTCGGAGACGACACCCGGGTCAAAGAGCCCTATGCCGCTTACGGGGAGATCCCGGTCAAAGTGATTACGGACACCCATGCGGACGTCTTCGGGCGGACGCTTGTGCGCATCAAAGAGATGATTGAGAGCCTGGAGATCATCCGTTTCTGCGTCAAAAACCTGCCTGACGGCGACATCGCGGTCAAAGCGCCGCGAAAAATCCCGGCCGGTGAGATGATCAGCAGAACGGAAGCGCCGCGCGGCGAGGACATCCATTTTATCCGGTCCGACGGCTCCGACATCCCCGAAAGAATCCGGGTTCGCGCCCCGACGGAGGTCAACTGGCACGGTATGAGATATATGCTCGAAGGCCAGTATCTCGCCGACGTGCCCATCACCATCGCGGCAATCGACCCCTGCTATTCCTGCACCGACCGCGCGATCGTCATCCGTTCGGATGATCAGACCGATGTGACGGATTGGCAGGGACTGCGGCAATACAGCATCGACTGGTATCAAAAACGGGGCGTCAATGTGCCGTCGGTGAAGATGCCGGAATCAAAGAAATATTTTTAA
- a CDS encoding NADH-quinone oxidoreductase subunit C: MMQNEQAIADRLSEKFEFLKDHITVQREKRIFTGFLGREDFEAVISYLHGEMGFSRAHHVVGTDEGEDLGFIFLLSNADGIILALKEKAPKSNPKIKSMTALYPCLELHERELVDLFGAQVEGLPEGPTYPLPDGWPKGSYPMRKDWNPKYFDKETMTYNPPSENSEKETVSKQ, translated from the coding sequence ATGATGCAGAATGAACAGGCGATTGCCGATCGGCTTTCCGAAAAATTCGAATTTTTAAAAGACCATATTACCGTGCAGAGAGAAAAACGGATCTTCACCGGTTTTCTCGGCCGGGAGGATTTTGAAGCCGTTATCAGCTATCTGCACGGCGAGATGGGTTTTTCAAGGGCCCATCATGTGGTCGGAACCGATGAGGGCGAGGATCTCGGGTTTATTTTCCTGCTCTCCAACGCAGACGGGATCATTCTCGCGCTCAAGGAAAAAGCGCCGAAGTCGAACCCGAAAATCAAATCCATGACGGCTCTTTATCCGTGCCTCGAACTGCACGAGCGGGAACTTGTGGATTTATTCGGCGCACAAGTGGAAGGGCTGCCCGAAGGCCCGACCTATCCGCTGCCCGACGGCTGGCCGAAAGGCAGTTATCCGATGCGCAAGGACTGGAATCCGAAGTATTTCGACAAAGAGACCATGACCTATAATCCCCCGTCCGAAAATTCCGAAAAGGAGACGGTGAGCAAACAATGA
- a CDS encoding NADH-quinone oxidoreductase subunit B family protein — protein sequence MGLLKKAIDWGTRKSPWIIHFNAGACNGCDIETIDALTPRFDLERLGILQQGSPRHADILVCTGAVTLQTRDRLKQIYEQMAEPKFVIAIGACACSGGIFDGCYCVTGGIDTAVPVDVYIPGCAVRPEAIISAVDKLLGTLKEEKKEKKNKKKDKKEENKEKENKTEAGECEV from the coding sequence TTGGGCCTGTTAAAAAAAGCGATTGACTGGGGGACGAGAAAGTCGCCCTGGATCATCCATTTCAACGCGGGCGCCTGCAACGGCTGCGACATCGAGACCATCGACGCGCTGACCCCGCGGTTTGATTTGGAGCGCCTCGGAATTCTGCAGCAGGGCAGCCCGCGCCACGCGGATATCCTCGTCTGCACCGGCGCCGTCACGCTTCAGACGCGGGATCGGCTCAAACAGATCTATGAACAGATGGCAGAACCGAAATTCGTCATCGCCATCGGCGCGTGCGCCTGCTCGGGCGGCATCTTCGACGGCTGTTACTGCGTGACCGGCGGCATTGACACCGCAGTCCCCGTGGACGTCTATATCCCGGGCTGCGCGGTACGCCCCGAGGCGATCATCAGCGCCGTCGACAAACTTCTCGGCACCCTGAAAGAAGAGAAAAAAGAGAAAAAGAATAAAAAGAAAGATAAAAAGGAAGAAAATAAAGAGAAGGAAAACAAAACGGAAGCGGGAGAGTGCGAAGTTTGA
- a CDS encoding NADH-quinone oxidoreductase subunit K, producing MGVFGFENILLLVGFLSILAGCYCLIRTFHILKIAIGIEVAMKAVTLFLALAGYVNGKIDLTQTFIITSIVIEVVVTVVSAGIAINLYHKYGSMDIRNLRKLKG from the coding sequence ATGGGCGTTTTCGGATTCGAAAATATTTTGCTGCTGGTCGGATTTCTTTCGATTCTGGCCGGTTGTTACTGTCTGATACGCACTTTTCATATCCTCAAAATCGCCATCGGAATCGAGGTCGCGATGAAAGCCGTAACCTTATTTTTGGCGCTTGCCGGCTACGTCAACGGCAAGATCGACCTGACCCAGACGTTCATCATCACTTCCATCGTGATCGAAGTCGTGGTCACGGTCGTCTCGGCCGGGATCGCCATCAATCTCTACCACAAATACGGGAGCATGGATATCCGCAATCTGAGAAAGCTGAAAGGATAA